The proteins below are encoded in one region of Scophthalmus maximus strain ysfricsl-2021 chromosome 4, ASM2237912v1, whole genome shotgun sequence:
- the cog8 gene encoding conserved oligomeric Golgi complex subunit 8, which translates to MAAVDVEDESILASIFRDSFPDSWRDNPDFTAYLSELSSFGVDKLSREPERLAEERAQILQQTRELAFSNYQTFIRTADCTEHIYRDFGRVESSVSRLLDKLPGFGEKCRGFVKQAEEIGASRRMNSLTLNRHTEILEILEIPQLMDTCVRNGYYEEALELAAYVKRLERKHSSLPVIQGIVREVRQSTQLMLNQLLQQLRSNSQLPVCLRVIGYLRRMDVFTEAELRVKFLQARGTWLNSMLAAVPEDDAYFHITKTIEACRVHLFDIITQYRAIFSDEDPLVAPVVGGQVPVNEAAIFHGWVVQKVAEFLETLERDLQRGVGGRLDSLLGQCMYFGLSFSRVGADFRGQLAPMFQRVAAETFSRAVQEAVDKFQEDMNMYTLISLPSMLGGTIPPVAPGVQPGTLQPPMSLLDFQPLACFLNHILTAFNDLRLCCPVGLAQDVTRCLEDALKKVTRQILVFHRAEESAFSTRERELFVQFCCSYAEDLLPFLNRCLQLLFPPAQIALVLGVPPTQLHRYDSLGCIDIAAALQPLDFVLPQRETLVPPPPAPEVDIDAELSSLALETPIKEQRPDPEPTLTPGESEAAAEQTEVKSEDGEDDDEEFSLD; encoded by the exons ATGGCGGCGGTGGACGTGGAGGACGAGAGCATCCTGGCGTCGATCTTCAGGGACAGCTTCCCGGACAGCTGGAGGGACAACCCGGACTTCACCGCCTACCTGTCCGAGCTCAGCTCCTTCGGCGTGGACAAGCTGAGCCGCGAGCCGGAGCGGCTGGCCGAGGAGCGGGCGCAGATCCTGCAGCAGACCCGCGAGCTGGCGTTCTCCAACTACCAGACGTTCATCCGCACCGCCGACTGCACCGAGCACATCTACCGCGACTTCGGCCGCGTGGAGAGCAGCGTGTCGCGGCTGCTGGACAAGCTGCCCGGCTTCGGGGAGAAATGCAG AGGGTTCGTGAAGCAGGCGGAGGAGATCGGAGCGAGCCGCCGGATGAACAGCCTGACGCTGAACCGCCACACGGAGATCCTGGAGATCCTGGAGATCCCGCAGCTCATGGATACCTGCGTCCGCAACGGCTACTACGAGGAGGCATTGGAGCTGGCGGCGTACGTCAAGAGGCTGGAGAGGAAACACTCCTCGCTGCCGGTGATCCAG GGGATCGTGCGCGAGGTGCGTCAGTCGACTCAGCTGATGCtcaaccagctgctgcagcagctgcgcAGCAACTCGCAGCTCCCCGTCTGCCTGCGCGTCATCGGCTACCTGCGGCGGATGGACGTGTTCACGGAGGCGGAGCTGCGGGTGAAGTTCCTGCAGGCGCGCGGCACCTGGCTCAACTCCATGCTCGCCGCCGTCCCAGAGGACGACGCCTACTTCCACATCACCAAAACCATCGAAGCGTGCAGGGTGCACCTGTTCGACATCATCACCCAGTACCGGGCCATCTTCTCCGACGAGGACCCGCTGGTGGCGCCCGTCGTCGGCGGGCAGGTGCCGGTGAACGAGGCCGCCATCTTCCACGGCTGGGTGGTGCAGAAGGTGGCAGAGTTCCTGGAGACGTTGGAGCGGGACCTGCAGCGAGGCGTGGGGGGCCGCCTGGACTCGCTGCTGGGTCAGTGCATGTACTTCGGTCTGTCCTTCAGCCGGGTGGGGGCGGACTTCCGCGGGCAGCTGGCGCCCATGTTCCAGCGGGTGGCGGCAGAGACGTTCAGCCGGGCCGTGCAGGAGGCCGTGGACAAGTTCCAGGAGGACATGAACATGTATACGCTCATCTCCCTGCCGTCGATGCTTGGCGGGACCATCCCCCCCGTGGCCCCCGGCGTCCAGCCCGGCACCCTGCAGCCCCCCATGTCCCTGCTGGACTTCCAGCCGCTGGCCTGCTTCCTCAACCACATCCTGACTGCCTTCAACGACCTGCGGCTCTGCTGCCCCGTCGGCCTGGCCCAGGACGTCACCAGGTGTCTGGAGGACGCTCTCAAGAAG GTGACCCGTCAGATCCTGGTGTTCCACCGGGCCGAGGAGTCGGCCTTCAGCACCAGAGAGCGGGAGCTGTTCGTCCAGTTCTGCTGCTCGTACGCTGAGGATCTGCTGCCGTTTCTCAACCGctgcctgcagctgctgttccCTCCGGCTCAGATCGCTCTGGTTCTGG GCGTCCCCCCGACTCAGCTGCACAGGTACGACAGTCTGGGCTGCATCGACATCGCCGCCGCGCTCCAGCCTCTGGACTTTGTGCTTCCGCAGAGAGAGACGTTGGTTCCGCCGCCACCGGCGCCCGAGGTCGACATCGATGCCGAGCTGAGCAGCCTGGCGTTGGAGACACCGATCAAAGAACAGAGACCGGATCCGGAGCCAACTCTGACGCCCGGCGAGTCCGAGGCGGCTGCTGAACAGACGGAGGTGAAGTCTGAGGACGgagaagacgacgacgaagaGTTTTCTTTGGACTAA